A stretch of Kyrpidia spormannii DNA encodes these proteins:
- a CDS encoding APC family permease → MGSERSTRLKANALNFFDNTVIGVASTAPAYSLAASLGGIVAVVGFMSPALLLWNFVPMIGIACAFYYLNKYVGPSAGGVYSWVSTSLNRYLGYMSGWAIAAAGILFLISGSVPAGTYTLALINPDLSDNPVLVSLVSAAWFIVVTFIVVRGIEITAKFQWVLLLIEYVVLLVFAGVALYRVYGVGVPGSTPIHWSWFTFHGSLADFASATTIALFFYWGFDTITNLGEESKDARNNPGWAGVTSVIALLIIFLVVSISVQALIPEEEIVKHQDDILSYFAGLLAPHPWSDLMILSVLSSTVATLETTLLPSARVSYEMAVDRVLPEVFGKVHPSWKTPHIGTLIIAAISFIGIFSINLSSSVGSFLENAASNVGIMVAYYYGISGVTSAWFLRKRLTDWRILVFGFVLPLLSGLYLVAVGIIVLLESGFSSSLPALVAFALGLPVMAYYAFKNRAWFRSPEVPALSEDVLVGGAKVDQSGDL, encoded by the coding sequence GTGGGTAGCGAGCGAAGCACGAGACTGAAAGCGAACGCCCTCAACTTTTTCGACAACACCGTCATCGGCGTGGCATCCACGGCGCCGGCTTACTCCCTTGCCGCGTCACTGGGCGGGATTGTGGCCGTGGTGGGCTTCATGTCACCGGCCCTGCTGCTGTGGAATTTCGTTCCCATGATCGGGATTGCGTGTGCCTTTTATTATTTGAATAAATACGTCGGGCCTTCAGCGGGAGGCGTTTACAGTTGGGTGAGCACCAGTCTCAACCGTTATTTAGGATACATGTCGGGCTGGGCCATTGCGGCTGCGGGGATTTTGTTCCTCATCTCCGGGTCGGTGCCGGCCGGAACCTATACCTTGGCGTTGATCAATCCGGATCTTTCTGACAACCCTGTACTGGTGTCTTTGGTGTCGGCGGCTTGGTTTATCGTCGTGACCTTTATCGTCGTTCGGGGCATTGAAATTACCGCAAAATTCCAATGGGTCCTGTTGTTAATTGAGTATGTGGTGCTACTGGTTTTTGCCGGTGTGGCACTGTATCGGGTCTACGGGGTCGGGGTGCCCGGGTCGACGCCCATTCATTGGTCCTGGTTTACCTTTCATGGAAGTTTAGCGGATTTTGCCAGTGCCACCACCATCGCCCTGTTCTTCTATTGGGGATTCGATACCATCACGAACCTCGGGGAAGAATCGAAGGATGCCCGAAACAATCCGGGCTGGGCGGGGGTCACCAGTGTGATCGCCCTGTTGATCATTTTCCTCGTGGTCTCCATTTCGGTCCAGGCGTTGATCCCCGAGGAAGAAATTGTCAAACATCAGGACGATATTTTGAGCTATTTCGCAGGTCTATTGGCGCCTCACCCCTGGAGCGATCTGATGATTCTTTCGGTTCTCTCGTCCACGGTGGCGACGCTGGAGACCACCCTCTTGCCTTCGGCCCGGGTGAGCTATGAGATGGCGGTGGACCGGGTGTTACCCGAGGTTTTTGGGAAGGTTCACCCGTCCTGGAAGACCCCGCACATCGGCACCCTCATCATCGCCGCGATTTCCTTCATTGGCATTTTCTCGATTAATCTGTCCTCAAGTGTTGGATCTTTTCTTGAAAATGCCGCCAGCAATGTCGGCATCATGGTGGCTTACTACTATGGCATCAGCGGTGTGACGTCGGCGTGGTTCTTGCGAAAGCGGTTGACGGACTGGAGAATATTAGTGTTTGGCTTTGTTCTCCCGTTGTTGAGTGGCCTGTACCTGGTTGCGGTGGGCATCATTGTACTTTTGGAAAGCGGGTTCAGCAGTTCGCTGCCGGCCCTGGTGGCTTTTGCCCTGGGCTTGCCGGTGATGGCCTATTATGCCTTCAAAAACCGGGCGTGGTTCCGGTCGCCCGAAGTCCCTGCACTGTCGGAGGACGTCTTGGTCGGAGGCGCAAAGGTGGACCAAAGTGGCGATTTATGA
- a CDS encoding saccharopine dehydrogenase family protein — protein MVVPKTAGWNDRVQQKLRRIMVLGAGGVGEVVIKGLLRLKAVERICVADIDEKRARELVDRARDPRLVPLHMDAGNVAALSAALRECGIVVHAGLPRNNLHVMQACLQASCHYIDMASDGPVDMPGLVTIQDQLGYDDSFKTSGLLAILGIGSDPGVTNILARYAYERLQRMESVVVYDGDNSVVKNQAFAIAFSPEISIEENLQPPLVYDRGRWVTGIPLETGIEQFEFPSPVGTLTVRSVAHEEVHTIPRFLGDKGLYQCEFKYALSQQYVDILKGLRLIGLDREDPVQVGDVSVSPRKVVASLLPKPASLADSLEGTSCVGVQVKGLDDQNRPVEMFLYTMQSHEFSRKDMGVNVTVFQAGIPAVIAVELMLEGMLDVAGVYSPEQFDPQPWIDRLPRWGMPLYVRKTVTEAL, from the coding sequence ATGGTTGTCCCCAAGACAGCCGGTTGGAATGACCGGGTACAACAAAAGCTTCGGCGCATTATGGTGCTGGGAGCGGGAGGTGTTGGCGAGGTCGTCATTAAAGGGTTGCTTCGGCTAAAGGCTGTAGAGCGAATCTGTGTCGCCGATATTGATGAAAAGCGGGCCCGGGAGCTGGTGGACCGGGCTCGGGATCCCCGCCTCGTCCCCTTGCACATGGACGCCGGGAACGTCGCCGCGTTGTCTGCGGCTCTCCGGGAGTGCGGGATCGTGGTTCACGCTGGATTGCCGCGAAACAATCTTCATGTCATGCAAGCCTGTTTGCAAGCTTCTTGCCACTATATCGACATGGCCTCGGATGGGCCGGTGGATATGCCGGGATTGGTGACGATCCAGGACCAACTCGGGTACGACGACTCCTTCAAGACCTCGGGGCTGTTGGCCATCCTTGGCATCGGCAGTGATCCCGGTGTTACAAACATCCTCGCCCGCTACGCCTATGAACGTCTTCAACGAATGGAATCGGTGGTGGTTTACGACGGAGACAACTCCGTCGTCAAGAATCAAGCTTTTGCGATTGCCTTTTCCCCGGAAATCAGTATTGAAGAAAACCTGCAGCCCCCCCTGGTCTACGACCGCGGCCGCTGGGTGACGGGCATTCCCCTGGAGACGGGCATTGAACAATTCGAGTTTCCTTCCCCGGTTGGGACGCTCACCGTCCGCAGCGTCGCCCACGAAGAAGTGCACACCATCCCCCGATTTCTGGGCGACAAAGGGTTGTACCAGTGTGAGTTCAAATACGCCCTCAGTCAGCAATATGTGGATATCCTGAAGGGGCTGCGGCTCATCGGCCTGGATCGGGAGGATCCGGTGCAGGTCGGCGACGTTTCGGTCAGCCCGAGAAAGGTCGTGGCCTCTCTACTGCCCAAACCCGCCTCCCTGGCGGATAGTCTGGAAGGGACGTCCTGTGTCGGGGTGCAGGTCAAGGGACTGGATGACCAGAACCGGCCTGTGGAGATGTTTTTGTATACTATGCAGTCCCACGAATTCAGCCGGAAGGACATGGGGGTCAATGTCACCGTCTTTCAGGCCGGGATTCCCGCAGTGATCGCCGTGGAACTCATGCTGGAAGGGATGCTCGATGTTGCAGGGGTCTATTCGCCAGAACAGTTCGACCCGCAGCCTTGGATCGATCGGTTGCCCCGGTGGGGGATGCCTCTGTACGTCAGAAAAACGGTGACCGAAGCGCTCTGA
- the ppx gene encoding exopolyphosphatase: protein MSHELGAIVDLGSNSVRLVIYRQSSQGTQQEIDNLKQTVRLSSHLGDDGRIDEAGIKVALRVLEQFCQLCRAYGVTHITGIATQAVRMAVNREEVLKRIYEATGIPFRVVSGEEEARYGYLAVVNSLAMEEGVTVDIGGGSTEITVFRGRRLVRADSIPYGAVSLTREFLRSDLPSMKDMKNLDRVIQRELDRRPWLTGLGFPVIGMGGTARSLARIHQRRRHYPLLILHGYEMWPTEVTAILDMVRSMPIAKRRNINGLSADRADIITAGLAMLDQILKRVGTSRFIISNKGLRDGVLMEQVLHIRGQELLPDTLMYSIENVHDQFGLNRDHAFHVWELADQLLTAMVKHGLVVASEEHRRWLQVAALLHDIGRAISIYNTSKHTFYLLLQIPLFGVSHRDRVMAAAIAAFKSTKQIQTYLSMYQEFFDEEDIPAIAQLGVILRLVRAFDRTETGAVTGLDLQPDGRVWKLIVKARQPLGIELDLALEWTKKCRKVFQREIRLEVDDLDRAARI from the coding sequence ATGAGCCACGAACTCGGAGCCATTGTCGACCTCGGATCCAACTCCGTCCGCTTGGTCATCTATCGACAAAGTTCACAGGGCACCCAACAAGAGATCGATAATCTTAAACAAACCGTTCGCCTCAGCAGCCACTTGGGGGACGATGGGCGAATCGACGAAGCCGGGATCAAGGTGGCGCTTCGGGTGTTGGAGCAATTCTGCCAGTTGTGCCGGGCGTATGGGGTGACCCACATCACGGGAATCGCCACCCAGGCCGTTCGCATGGCTGTAAACCGGGAGGAAGTGCTCAAGCGGATCTATGAAGCGACCGGGATCCCTTTCCGGGTGGTAAGCGGCGAGGAGGAAGCCCGGTACGGATACCTGGCGGTGGTGAATTCCCTTGCCATGGAAGAAGGCGTCACCGTCGACATCGGCGGCGGCAGCACGGAGATCACCGTTTTTCGCGGCCGCCGCCTGGTGCGGGCCGACTCCATTCCCTACGGCGCGGTCTCCTTGACCCGGGAGTTTCTCCGGAGTGATCTCCCGTCCATGAAGGACATGAAAAACTTGGATCGGGTCATTCAACGAGAACTGGACCGCCGCCCGTGGCTCACGGGCTTAGGATTCCCGGTGATCGGCATGGGGGGGACCGCCCGATCTTTGGCGCGCATTCATCAGCGCCGGCGGCATTATCCCCTGCTGATTTTGCACGGATACGAGATGTGGCCCACAGAGGTCACGGCTATCCTGGACATGGTTCGCTCCATGCCCATCGCCAAACGCAGGAACATCAATGGCCTGTCCGCCGACCGGGCGGATATTATCACGGCGGGGCTGGCGATGTTGGATCAGATCCTGAAGCGAGTGGGCACCTCCCGGTTCATCATCAGCAATAAAGGGTTGCGGGATGGGGTATTGATGGAGCAAGTTCTGCATATTCGGGGGCAGGAGTTGCTTCCGGACACGCTGATGTACAGCATTGAAAATGTCCACGACCAGTTTGGCCTGAACCGGGACCATGCCTTTCACGTATGGGAACTGGCGGATCAATTGTTGACGGCCATGGTAAAACACGGCTTGGTGGTAGCGTCGGAAGAACATCGGCGTTGGCTTCAGGTGGCGGCGCTCCTCCACGACATCGGGCGAGCCATCAGTATCTATAATACGAGTAAACACACCTTTTACCTGCTCCTTCAGATTCCCCTCTTCGGGGTCAGCCACCGGGACCGCGTCATGGCGGCGGCCATTGCAGCCTTCAAAAGCACCAAGCAGATTCAAACTTACCTTTCTATGTATCAGGAATTTTTTGACGAAGAGGATATCCCGGCCATCGCTCAATTAGGAGTGATTTTGCGACTGGTCCGGGCCTTTGATCGCACGGAAACGGGTGCGGTCACGGGCCTCGACCTTCAGCCCGATGGCCGGGTCTGGAAGCTGATCGTAAAGGCGAGACAGCCGCTGGGAATTGAGTTAGACCTGGCTTTGGAATGGACCAAGAAATGTCGAAAGGTTTTTCAGCGAGAGATACGGTTGGAGGTCGATGATCTTGACCGCGCCGCAAGAATTTGA